One segment of Carya illinoinensis cultivar Pawnee chromosome 13, C.illinoinensisPawnee_v1, whole genome shotgun sequence DNA contains the following:
- the LOC122291350 gene encoding lectin-like isoform X1, which translates to MTKKARGLNNPQLGFLEHKRKKKWVDQKTGYICFMLYARSLYVTWGAKGEYWDWNCFKETSDENIEVAKLTAVCWLDVRGKVNVSELSPEVVYEVVYEVKLKRGASGWELPIILQLSLPDGSIKQRQVSLLEKPRGEWIELSVGCFKPKNGDSGEVGFDIMEHGGHWKRGLIIRGAILRPSQSMSSTDL; encoded by the exons ATGACGAAGAAGGCGAGAGGTCTTAACAACCCTCAGTTAGGCTTCCTTGAGCACAAGAGGAAG AAGAAATGGGTCGATCAGAAGACTGGCTATATTTGCTTCATGTTGTATGCAAGGTCACTCTATGTCACTTGGGGTGCTAAAGGCGAATACTGGGATTGGAACTGTTTCAAGGAAACAAG TGATGAAAACATTGAAGTAGCCAAACTTACGGCTGTTTGTTGGTTGGACGTGAGAGGGAAGGTGAACGTGTCGGAGCTGTCGCCGGAGGTTGTGTATGAAGTTGTGTATGAAGTAAAGTTGAAAAGAGGGGCTTCTGGGTGGGAGCTTCCCATAATACTTCAACTTTCACTACCAGATGGAAGTATTAAACAACGGCAAGTTAGTCTTTTGGAGAAGCCTAGAGGAGAATGGATAGAGCTGAGTGTCGGCTGCTTCAAGCCCAAGAATGGAGACTCAGGAGAAGTGGGGTTCGATATTATGGAGCATGGAGGACATTGGAAACGTGGGCTTATAATTAGGGGTGCCATCCTTAGGCCATCTCAGAGCATGAGTAGTACTGATCTCTGA
- the LOC122291350 gene encoding protein PHLOEM PROTEIN 2-LIKE A1-like isoform X2 has translation MLYARSLYVTWGAKGEYWDWNCFKETSDENIEVAKLTAVCWLDVRGKVNVSELSPEVVYEVVYEVKLKRGASGWELPIILQLSLPDGSIKQRQVSLLEKPRGEWIELSVGCFKPKNGDSGEVGFDIMEHGGHWKRGLIIRGAILRPSQSMSSTDL, from the exons ATGTTGTATGCAAGGTCACTCTATGTCACTTGGGGTGCTAAAGGCGAATACTGGGATTGGAACTGTTTCAAGGAAACAAG TGATGAAAACATTGAAGTAGCCAAACTTACGGCTGTTTGTTGGTTGGACGTGAGAGGGAAGGTGAACGTGTCGGAGCTGTCGCCGGAGGTTGTGTATGAAGTTGTGTATGAAGTAAAGTTGAAAAGAGGGGCTTCTGGGTGGGAGCTTCCCATAATACTTCAACTTTCACTACCAGATGGAAGTATTAAACAACGGCAAGTTAGTCTTTTGGAGAAGCCTAGAGGAGAATGGATAGAGCTGAGTGTCGGCTGCTTCAAGCCCAAGAATGGAGACTCAGGAGAAGTGGGGTTCGATATTATGGAGCATGGAGGACATTGGAAACGTGGGCTTATAATTAGGGGTGCCATCCTTAGGCCATCTCAGAGCATGAGTAGTACTGATCTCTGA
- the LOC122291121 gene encoding uncharacterized protein LOC122291121, with amino-acid sequence MTLQQELSSDSIFDPLSFPSSESNLENPSTTTATLEDQTSSSSSFSSSYSPSTLLLKEDEDQEDDKERVIRHLLEASDDELGIPNREVGVVYDGDIDGFNGGEGLSLCDGMWELEDEAANYYTLLQSELFM; translated from the coding sequence ATGACTCTTCAACAAGAACTCTCGTCCGACTCCATCTTCGACCCTCTTTCATTCCCTTCATCTGAATCTAACCTGGAAAATCCCTCGACAACCACTGCCACCCTGGAAGATCAAACCTCCTCCtcgtcttctttttcttcttcttactcaCCTTCAACACTGCTTCTGAAGGAAGATGAGGATCAGGAGGATGACAAGGAGAGGGTTATCAGACACCTCCTTGAAGCTTCCGATGACGAGCTTGGGATTCCGAACAGAGAAGTTGGAGTAGTTTATGATGGTGATATAGATGGGTTTAACGGTGGAGAAGGGTTGTCTTTGTGTGATGGTATGTGGGAATTAGAAGATGAAGCTGCCAACTACTATACCTTGTTGCAGTCTGAGCTTTTCATGTAG